Proteins co-encoded in one Opitutus terrae PB90-1 genomic window:
- a CDS encoding HD domain-containing protein → MSSPVGPSAPSNLSAAAARLARQIEFIVEVDKLKDIFRQTVTTQTRRAENDAEHSWHLCLCVIVLAEHANCGAALDVLRVLKMVIVHDLVEIDAGDTFAYDTAGMAHQHEREAIAAERIFGLLPPDQAREFRGLWDEFEARETPEAKFAAAVDRFQPMLLNCRTQGAAWNRHGITQDRVIARNQHIAAGCSELWTYAERMVQAAVDAGHLQPKPAA, encoded by the coding sequence ATGAGTTCACCTGTCGGTCCTTCCGCCCCGTCCAACCTTTCCGCAGCCGCCGCGCGGCTCGCGCGCCAGATCGAATTCATCGTCGAGGTGGACAAGTTGAAGGATATCTTCCGGCAAACGGTCACCACCCAGACCCGGCGCGCGGAAAACGACGCCGAGCACTCCTGGCATCTCTGCCTGTGCGTCATCGTCCTGGCCGAGCACGCCAACTGCGGCGCCGCGCTGGACGTCCTGCGCGTGCTGAAAATGGTGATTGTCCACGATCTCGTGGAAATCGACGCCGGTGACACCTTCGCTTACGACACCGCTGGCATGGCCCATCAGCACGAGCGCGAAGCGATCGCCGCCGAACGGATCTTCGGGCTGCTGCCGCCGGATCAAGCGCGCGAGTTTCGCGGCTTGTGGGACGAGTTCGAAGCGCGCGAGACGCCGGAAGCCAAATTCGCCGCCGCGGTCGATCGGTTCCAGCCCATGCTGCTCAATTGCCGGACCCAGGGCGCCGCGTGGAACCGGCACGGGATCACGCAGGACCGCGTCATCGCGCGCAACCAGCACATTGCCGCCGGCTGCAGCGAACTTTGGACCTACGCCGAGCGCATGGTCCAAGCCGCCGTCGACGCCGGCCACCTGCAACCGAAACCCGCCGCGTGA